The window CGCCGTCTCCGCCCGCTGCGGATTGCCGATCACCTGCTCCGGTGCGCCGATTTCATGCACCAGGCCATTGCGGAAGAACGCCACGCGGTCGGACACGTCGCGGGCGAAGCGGATTTCGTGGGTCACCAGCACCATGGTCATGCCTTCCTCGGCGAGCAGGCGCATGGTGTCGAGCACCTCGCCCACCAGCTGCGGGTCGAGCGCCGAGGTGGCTTCGTCGAACAGCATGTAGTCCGGCGACATGGCCAACGCGCGGGCGATCGCCATGCGCTGCTGCTGACCGCCGGAGAGCTTGTTGGGGAAGACCTTGAGCTTGTCGCCCAGGCCCACGTGCTTGAGCTGCTTCACCGCCATCGCCTCGGCTTCTTCCT of the Pseudomonas sp. PSE14 genome contains:
- a CDS encoding amino acid ABC transporter ATP-binding protein, translating into MIEIDNVHKAYGDLEVVKGVSLTVKKGEVVSIIGGSGSGKSTLLMCINGLEPIQRGKIRVDGTEVHARTTDLNRLRQKIGIVFQQWNAFPHLTVLENVMLAPRKVLGQSKEEAEAMAVKQLKHVGLGDKLKVFPNKLSGGQQQRMAIARALAMSPDYMLFDEATSALDPQLVGEVLDTMRLLAEEGMTMVLVTHEIRFARDVSDRVAFFRNGLVHEIGAPEQVIGNPQRAETAEFLRSVN